One window of the Streptomyces asoensis genome contains the following:
- the serC gene encoding phosphoserine transaminase produces MAEIQIPADIKPADGRFGAGPSKVRVEALDALAATGTSLLGTSHRQAPVKNLVGQVREGISELFSLPEGYEVVLGNGGSTAFWDIATHGLIENKSQHLTFGEFSSKFAKAAKLAPWLAEPTVVSSDPGTHPEPAAEAGVDVYAFTHNETSTGVAAPIKRVPGADEGSLVLVDATSGAGGLPVDIAETDVYYFAPQKSFASDGGLWIGVFSPAAIERAERIHASGRHIPEFFSLPTAIDNSRKNQTYNTPALSTLFLLNQQLEWINGQGGLDWSVRRTATSARTLYGWAEDVKYANPFVTDPAKRSQVIGTIDFSDDVDAAAVAKVLRANGIVDTEPYRKLGRNQLRVAMFPAVDPADVEALTKSIDYVIEKL; encoded by the coding sequence GTGGCTGAGATCCAGATTCCTGCTGACATCAAGCCCGCCGACGGTCGATTCGGCGCGGGCCCCTCCAAGGTGCGGGTGGAGGCGCTGGACGCCCTGGCCGCCACCGGCACGTCCCTCCTCGGCACCTCCCACCGCCAGGCCCCGGTCAAGAACCTGGTCGGCCAGGTGCGCGAGGGCATCTCCGAGCTGTTCTCCCTCCCCGAGGGCTACGAGGTCGTCCTCGGCAACGGCGGCTCCACCGCGTTCTGGGACATCGCGACCCACGGTCTGATCGAGAACAAGTCGCAGCACCTCACGTTCGGCGAGTTCTCGTCCAAGTTCGCGAAGGCCGCCAAGCTGGCCCCGTGGCTGGCGGAGCCGACGGTCGTCTCCTCCGACCCGGGCACGCACCCCGAGCCCGCGGCCGAGGCGGGTGTCGACGTCTACGCCTTCACCCACAACGAGACCTCCACCGGCGTCGCCGCCCCGATCAAGCGCGTACCGGGCGCCGACGAGGGCTCCCTCGTCCTGGTGGACGCCACCTCCGGCGCGGGCGGCCTCCCGGTCGACATCGCCGAGACGGACGTCTACTACTTCGCCCCGCAGAAGTCCTTCGCCTCCGACGGCGGCCTGTGGATCGGCGTGTTCTCCCCGGCCGCGATCGAGCGCGCCGAGCGGATCCACGCCTCCGGCCGGCACATCCCCGAGTTCTTCAGCCTGCCGACGGCGATCGACAACTCCCGCAAGAACCAGACGTACAACACCCCGGCCCTCTCCACCCTCTTCCTGCTGAACCAGCAGCTGGAGTGGATCAACGGCCAGGGCGGCCTGGACTGGTCGGTGCGCCGCACCGCCACCTCCGCGCGCACGCTGTACGGCTGGGCCGAGGACGTCAAGTACGCCAACCCGTTCGTCACCGACCCGGCCAAGCGCTCCCAGGTCATCGGCACGATCGACTTCTCCGACGACGTGGACGCGGCCGCCGTCGCCAAGGTGCTGCGCGCCAACGGCATCGTCGACACCGAGCCCTACCGCAAGCTCGGCCGCAACCAGCTGCGGGTCGCGATGTTCCCGGCGGTCGACCCGGCCGACGTCGAGGCGCTCACGAAGAGCATCGACTACGTGATCGAGAAGCTGTAG